A window from Populus trichocarpa isolate Nisqually-1 chromosome 3, P.trichocarpa_v4.1, whole genome shotgun sequence encodes these proteins:
- the LOC18111141 gene encoding putative 12-oxophytodienoate reductase 11, with protein MAASTNPIPLLTPYKMGKFNLSHRVVMAPLTRDRSYNNMPQPHAILYYSQRATNGGFLISEATGVSDTAQGYPETPGIWTEEQVKAWKPIVDAVHEKGGILFCQIWHVGRVSTYGFQPNGEAPISCTDKGVTPGLYGEDWSPPHRLRADELPRIVNDFRLAARNAIEAGFDGVEIHGANGYLIDQFLKDQVNDRTDNYGGSLENRCRFPLEILEAVVDEVGADKVGMRLSPYADYMEAVDSNPEALGLYMANALNKFGILYLHVIEPRMVKMNDIYETPHSLLPMKDAFEGTFIAAGGYRRDDGNKAIAENYADLVAFGRLFLSNPDLPKRFELNAPLNRYNRNTFYIPDPVVGYTDYPFLDVLA; from the exons atggcAGCCAGCACCAACCCCATCCCTTTACTCACTCCATACAAAATGGGGAAATTCAACCTCTCTCACAG AGTTGTTATGGCACCATTAACAAGGGATAGATCCTACAACAACATGCCTCAACCACATGCCATCCTATACTATTCTCAACGCGCTACCAATGGAGGCTTCCTCATTTCCGAAGCAACTGGGGTTTCTGACACAGCTCAAGG ATATCCTGAAACACCTGGAATTTGGACTGAAGAGCAAGTGAAAGCATGGAAGCCAATTGTGGATGCTGTTCATGAGAAAGGTGGCATTTTGTTTTGCCAAATTTGGCACGTGGGTCGTGTCTCCACTTATG GGTTTCAGCCGAATGGGGAAGCTCCCATATCATGCACTGATAAAGGAGTGACACCAGGTCTTTACGGAGAAGACTGGTCACCTCCTCATCGATTAAGAGCCGACGAACTTCCTCGCATTGTTAATGATTTCAGACTCGCTGCCCGCAACGCCATTGAAGCTG GATTTGATGGAGTTGAGATTCACGGGGCAAATGGTTACTTGATTGATCAGTTCCTTAAAGATCAAGTAAATGACAGAACTGATAATTACGGTGGGAGCTTGGAAAATAGGTGCCGCTTTCCATTGGAAATATTGGAAGCTGTAGTTGATGAAGTTGGAGCTGATAAAGTTGGCATGAGACTGTCGCCGTATGCTGACTACATGGAAGCCGTTGATTCAAACCCAGAAGCACTTGGCCTTTACATGGCAAATGCGTTAAACAAATTTGGGATTCTTTATCTCCATGTAATTGAGCCAAGAATGGTTAAAATGAACGACATATATGAAACTCCTCACAGTCTACTTCCAATGAAAGATGCCTTTGAAGGGACTTTTATAGCTGCTGGAGGATACCGTAGAGATGATGGTAACAAGGCTATAGCTGAGAATTACGCAGATCTGGTGGCATTTGGAAGATTGTTTTTGTCTAATCCAGATTTGCCAAAACGATTTGAGTTAAATGCTCCTCTTAATAGGTACAACAGGAACACTTTCTACATTCCCGATCCTGTTGTTGGCTACACTGACTATCCTTTCCTTGATGTTCTGGCATAA